Genomic DNA from Streptomyces venezuelae:
ATTCCGGCATCCCGGGGCCGACTTCGAAGAAGGCCCGCTCGGCGACGTGCCGAGGGTCGAACGTGACCACGAGGGAAGGGGGTTGTGCGGGTACGGGTCAGACAGCCCGTACGGGTGTCGCCGTCACCACCCGAACGAGTCAATCGGGTGGCGGGTGGGTCCTACGGAAGCGGCTTACGGGGGAAACAGATCACACGCTGCGGCAGGCGAGTTGATGGCAGTTGCCACCGTCACCGCCCCACCGTCGCCGTCACCACTTCGATTACCCCACCGCCCTGCCGCCATCCCGGGCGGTTCGAGAAGGAGACCCTTATGCCCCTGAGCGTCGAAGAACGCGAACTGTTCCTGGCCGAGCCGCACATCGGGGCGCTGGCCGTGGCGGCGGAGGACGGCAGGGCGCCGCTCACCCTGCCGATCTGGTACCAGTACGAGCCGGGCGGCGAGCTCTGGGTGATGACGGGCCGCCACTCCAAGAAGGGTCGGCTGATCGCCGCGGCGGGGCGCTTCTCGCTGATGGTCGACCGCTTGGAGCCGACCATCCGCTACGTCTCCGTGGAGGGCCCGGTCGTCCGCACCGAGGAGGCGACCGTCGAGCAGCTGCGCGAGATCTCGGCGCGCTATCTCGCGCCCGAGAAGGTCGAGCCGTACGTGGAGTTCGCCTCCAAGGACCACGGCGAGCAGGCCGTCTACTACCTGCGTCCCGAGCACTGGTACTCGTCGGACCTCGGAACCGTCTGAGGGCCGAGGGGGTCAGGGCTTGCGGGCGAGCCCGCCGTGTTCACCAATGGGTTCCGCGGCGGGCGCCCCGGCCTCGGGGCGCCAGAAGGGGACCGACACGACGCCCGGCTCCAGGAGCTCGAGTCCGTCGAAGAACGCCGCGATCTTGTCGACGGGCCGCAGGAAGTACGGGACGGCGCCGGTCTCGTTGTAGGCGTCCTGGGCCCGTTCGTAGGCGGCGTCGATACCGCGTGAGCCGTCGTTGATCGAGAGGTAGCTGCCGGACGGCAGACCGTCCATGAGCCGGGCGACGATCGCGCGCGCCTGGTCGTAGTCGCCGATGTGCCCCAGGATGTTGCTGAGGATCAGGGCCGTGGGACGGGTGAGGTCCAGTGTCTCCGCGGCGGCCGCCAGGATCCGGTCGGGGTCGGAGAGCTCGGCGTCGACGTAGGCGGTCGCGCCCTCGGGGGTGGAGGTGAGCAGGGCGCGGGCGTGCGTGAGGACCATCGGGTCGTGGTCCACGTACACGATCCTGGCGTCCGGGGCGAGCCGCTGGGCGACCTCGTGCGTGTTGTCCACCGTCGGCAGTCCGGTCCCGATGTCCAGGAACTGCCGGATGCCCGCCTCGGTCACCAGGTGCGTGATGTTGCGGCGCAGGAAGGCGCGGCTGCTGCGGGCCACGGTGACGATGCCGGGGAAGACGGCGCTGTACGCGTCACCGGCCGCCTCGTCGACGGGGTAGTTGTCCTTCCCTCCCAGCCAGTAGTTCCAGATCCGGGCCGAGTGCGGCACCGAGGTGTCGATCTTCTGGTGCGCCCCAGGACCGGGCGTCATGGCGTGGTCGGTCATGGGTACCGTCCGTCTTTCAACCGTGGCGTGGACTGTTCAACGCACAACTTACGCTGCAACGGCGCCGTTCCGCACACAAGTCCACGGGATCTGTGTACGCCGACGGAGCCTGACGCACCCGTCGAGCTCCGTCGGATTCCGTGAGCTCTCTCGGGTTCCAGCCGAGCTCCGTCGGGTTCCTGTCGTCCGACCGGGGGCGTGCGCTCAACTGCTCATGTATGCACCCCCGTTGACGTGCAGCACCTGGCCGGTGATGTGGCGTGCGCCGGGGGAGGCGAGGAAAGCGACCGTCTC
This window encodes:
- a CDS encoding pyridoxamine 5'-phosphate oxidase family protein, with amino-acid sequence MPLSVEERELFLAEPHIGALAVAAEDGRAPLTLPIWYQYEPGGELWVMTGRHSKKGRLIAAAGRFSLMVDRLEPTIRYVSVEGPVVRTEEATVEQLREISARYLAPEKVEPYVEFASKDHGEQAVYYLRPEHWYSSDLGTV
- a CDS encoding SAM-dependent methyltransferase; protein product: MTDHAMTPGPGAHQKIDTSVPHSARIWNYWLGGKDNYPVDEAAGDAYSAVFPGIVTVARSSRAFLRRNITHLVTEAGIRQFLDIGTGLPTVDNTHEVAQRLAPDARIVYVDHDPMVLTHARALLTSTPEGATAYVDAELSDPDRILAAAAETLDLTRPTALILSNILGHIGDYDQARAIVARLMDGLPSGSYLSINDGSRGIDAAYERAQDAYNETGAVPYFLRPVDKIAAFFDGLELLEPGVVSVPFWRPEAGAPAAEPIGEHGGLARKP